One part of the Dyadobacter sp. 676 genome encodes these proteins:
- a CDS encoding S41 family peptidase, with protein sequence MKLRLFLPVLFLAAFVFSCKEKNVDPKNDTETNQWIYSNMKYWYYWTDHITASPDYNKTPGDFFNSLLYKYDATARPDGDRFSWMQEDAKELEASLGGESKTSGMEYKLVYFPANTSNIVGIVLYVIPGSPAAKAGFVRGDVFSSVNGQKLTDSNYSKLLNTQDKLTYTLADIEDGTLKETTTTRDVTPVVLQEDPVFFDSVYTVGASKIGYVVYHQFIPEPYQANNQAYDKKLDAIFSEFKNSNINALVLDLRYNPGGYVSSATNLASLIGKVTANDVFYYKEYNKQVTETSLKKYGESYFYDKFIQKSQNVGSNLKHLVVLVSSRTASASELLINGLKPFMTVTLVGGRTVGKNVGSVTLSDEKNGIRVGLQPIVSKSLNKDKKSDYHVGFEPDVKVNEGNILYPYGDPRDPLLGEALFQITGTHVTRQLRSARALQEEASAELSSSISRKAGGSNMFYDR encoded by the coding sequence ATGAAACTGAGACTTTTCCTGCCTGTACTTTTCCTGGCCGCTTTCGTTTTTTCCTGCAAGGAGAAAAACGTAGACCCCAAGAATGATACCGAAACCAACCAGTGGATTTATTCCAATATGAAATACTGGTATTACTGGACCGACCACATTACGGCATCGCCCGATTACAATAAAACACCCGGCGACTTTTTCAATTCGTTGCTTTACAAGTACGACGCAACCGCCCGCCCCGACGGCGACCGGTTTTCGTGGATGCAGGAAGATGCCAAGGAATTGGAAGCGTCTTTGGGAGGCGAGTCGAAAACCAGCGGCATGGAGTACAAGCTGGTATATTTTCCGGCTAACACGAGTAATATAGTCGGTATCGTACTCTATGTGATCCCTGGCTCACCTGCCGCGAAGGCCGGCTTTGTGCGGGGCGATGTTTTCAGCAGCGTAAATGGCCAGAAACTGACGGACTCCAATTATTCCAAATTGTTGAACACGCAGGATAAGTTAACCTACACCCTGGCCGATATCGAGGACGGTACATTGAAGGAGACCACAACTACCAGAGACGTGACGCCCGTCGTGTTGCAGGAGGATCCGGTATTTTTCGATTCCGTATACACGGTTGGGGCGAGTAAAATCGGCTATGTGGTTTATCACCAGTTTATTCCGGAGCCTTATCAGGCAAATAACCAGGCATATGATAAAAAGCTGGACGCGATCTTTTCGGAATTTAAAAACAGCAACATCAATGCGTTGGTACTCGACTTGCGCTACAACCCCGGTGGCTATGTCAGCTCTGCGACGAACCTGGCAAGCCTCATCGGCAAGGTCACGGCCAACGACGTATTTTATTACAAGGAATACAACAAACAGGTCACCGAAACGAGTCTCAAAAAATACGGCGAGTCCTATTTCTACGATAAGTTCATTCAAAAAAGCCAGAATGTGGGCAGTAACCTGAAACACCTGGTGGTACTGGTATCGTCCCGCACGGCCTCGGCGAGCGAGCTGCTGATCAATGGTTTGAAGCCATTCATGACCGTGACATTAGTGGGTGGCAGGACGGTCGGAAAGAACGTCGGCTCGGTAACATTGAGCGATGAGAAAAACGGTATCCGGGTAGGTTTGCAGCCGATCGTGTCGAAATCATTGAATAAGGATAAAAAGTCGGATTACCATGTTGGTTTCGAGCCGGATGTGAAAGTGAACGAAGGCAATATCCTCTATCCTTACGGCGATCCGCGCGACCCTTTGCTGGGCGAGGCGTTATTTCAGATTACAGGCACACATG